In the genome of Rhodoferax fermentans, one region contains:
- a CDS encoding polysaccharide deacetylase family protein produces MLRQKIKLLRELTYSRREMLLNLGSVPLVVLIYHRVIELPSDPQMLAVPPTRFREQLQALQAAFDILRFEQCWADVQRPTVVITFDDGYADNFQFALPILEELDIPATFFIATGYIGGEREFWWDELERILLCSSGGQALNRVGAVDLDRTYDCGQVREREALYQFLHPQLKTLSVKEREGAMAELARLVIGIPEPRSSHRVLATQELVQLAASPMATVGAHTVCHQPLSSLSIEDQREEIECSRAQLQEWTGRPVQVFSYPFGAKSDYTPETVAICRRAGFDRVAANHSAVVRSWTDPYRVPRFLVRDWSADELMSRLRRFAGL; encoded by the coding sequence ATGCTTCGTCAAAAAATCAAATTGCTACGTGAGTTGACTTATTCAAGACGCGAGATGTTACTCAATCTGGGTTCTGTGCCTTTGGTGGTGCTTATCTATCACCGAGTGATTGAGTTGCCTTCAGATCCACAAATGTTGGCGGTCCCCCCGACCCGTTTTCGGGAGCAATTGCAGGCGTTGCAAGCAGCTTTTGACATATTGCGATTTGAACAATGTTGGGCTGATGTTCAGCGACCGACCGTCGTCATCACCTTCGACGACGGCTACGCCGACAATTTTCAATTCGCCCTTCCAATACTTGAGGAGTTGGATATCCCGGCTACTTTCTTCATCGCAACTGGCTACATTGGGGGCGAACGCGAATTCTGGTGGGATGAGTTGGAGCGAATACTGCTGTGCAGTTCTGGTGGGCAAGCGTTAAACCGGGTTGGTGCGGTCGACTTGGATCGAACATATGACTGTGGTCAGGTGCGAGAGCGTGAAGCCTTATACCAATTTCTACATCCGCAGTTGAAAACGCTTAGTGTCAAGGAGCGGGAGGGCGCAATGGCCGAATTGGCGAGATTGGTGATTGGTATTCCTGAGCCACGTTCGTCACATCGGGTGCTAGCCACTCAGGAACTTGTTCAACTCGCAGCGAGTCCAATGGCAACGGTTGGTGCTCACACAGTATGTCATCAACCACTCTCGAGTTTGAGCATTGAGGATCAACGTGAGGAAATTGAGTGTTCCCGTGCGCAATTGCAGGAGTGGACAGGTAGACCGGTGCAAGTGTTCTCCTATCCTTTTGGTGCTAAATCTGACTACACACCTGAGACGGTTGCCATTTGCCGGCGGGCTGGATTTGATCGGGTTGCCGCCAACCACTCAGCAGTCGTCAGAAGCTGGACCGATCCCTATCGAGTCCCTCGTTTTTTGGTTCGGGACTGGTCGGCAGACGAGCTAATGTCACGCCTCAGGCGTTTCGCAGGCCTTTAG
- a CDS encoding glycosyltransferase family 2 protein, with protein sequence MISVCLATYNGGRYVGEQLHSVLMQLGPDDEVVVSDDGSTDNTLAEIARLNDPRLRLLTNSGQTGVIPNFERVLRAARGDTIFLCDQDDVWLPHKVNRCLAVLSECVLVVTDCAVVNSELTTIAPSFFSLRRSGPGLLRNLWKNSYLGCCMAMRRSVLDAALPFPAHIAMHDWWIGLVAERVGAVHFLDETLSLYRRHGGNASQATMHSTASLMMQLRWRLDMALYLLTQPFRHLR encoded by the coding sequence GTGATCTCGGTTTGTCTTGCCACCTACAACGGCGGCCGTTATGTAGGGGAGCAACTGCACTCAGTATTGATGCAATTGGGGCCGGATGACGAAGTGGTTGTATCCGACGATGGTTCGACCGACAACACACTTGCAGAAATCGCAAGGCTCAACGATCCTCGGTTGCGGCTACTCACAAACAGCGGTCAAACCGGAGTGATCCCCAATTTTGAACGCGTATTGCGGGCAGCGCGTGGCGATACGATCTTTCTCTGTGATCAAGATGACGTGTGGCTACCTCACAAAGTTAACCGTTGCTTGGCAGTGCTGTCCGAGTGTGTCCTAGTCGTCACCGATTGTGCTGTTGTGAACAGTGAGTTGACGACAATAGCACCTTCTTTTTTTAGTCTACGGCGTTCTGGCCCAGGGTTGCTGCGCAATCTTTGGAAAAATAGCTATCTGGGCTGCTGCATGGCAATGCGTCGTTCTGTGCTAGATGCTGCGTTGCCCTTTCCGGCACATATCGCTATGCACGATTGGTGGATTGGCTTAGTTGCTGAACGCGTGGGAGCAGTACATTTTCTCGACGAGACTCTTTCGCTGTATCGACGACATGGAGGTAACGCCAGTCAAGCGACCATGCACTCAACGGCCTCGCTCATGATGCAGCTACGCTGGCGACTGGATATGGCGCTATACCTTCTGACACAGCCTTTTCGGCATCTACGCTGA
- a CDS encoding H-NS family nucleoid-associated regulatory protein has translation MSSLIEIQNQIALLQKQAEEIKAAELAATIADILAKMEAFGITVEDLDRAKGRSRKPVATGKSGNPAPVKYRGPNGETWTGRGLMPRWLAAKVAEGQTKESFAV, from the coding sequence ATGTCATCTCTCATCGAAATCCAGAACCAGATTGCCCTGTTGCAAAAGCAGGCCGAAGAAATCAAGGCCGCCGAATTGGCTGCGACTATTGCCGATATTCTGGCCAAGATGGAAGCTTTTGGTATCACCGTCGAAGATCTGGACCGTGCCAAGGGCCGTTCTCGCAAACCAGTGGCTACTGGCAAATCGGGCAATCCGGCCCCTGTCAAATACCGTGGGCCAAATGGTGAAACCTGGACCGGGCGTGGCCTGATGCCGCGCTGGTTGGCTGCCAAAGTGGCAGAAGGTCAGACCAAGGAGAGCTTTGCGGTCTAA
- a CDS encoding glycosyltransferase encodes MASDPSILHINHSDSGGGAARAALRLHLALDAAGFDSSMLLRQVRTKAPYLFGPRSPIGAALSQLRSPVGRAVMRLQGSSRRAPRSGNFLPSDWASRIESIAPDVVNLHWIGAETMSIEDVARIKRPIVWTLHDMWAFCGSEHVEPDETRWAQGYTRNNRRIEDMGLDLDRGVWLRKKKAWRLPMRIIAPSKWMADCVNRSALMSESPVSVIPNVLDTECYCPLDRVKCRSELGLPQDKVLVLFGAIQGSSDPNKGYDLLKEALGHCKTFAESFNVECVVFGQKEPTIDRSLPVRTHWLGHIDHEATLARIYSAADVMVVPSRIENLPQTATEAQACGCPVVAFRVSGLKEVVDDRITGYLADPYDARDLYQGIRWVTDNSCQLSSLRRSARDRAVRLWHARVVVPEYVQQYQLAIEDVARVKTRRSQ; translated from the coding sequence GTGGCATCAGATCCAAGCATATTGCATATCAACCACTCTGACAGTGGTGGTGGTGCCGCACGTGCCGCGTTGCGACTACACCTTGCCCTTGATGCCGCTGGGTTTGATTCATCCATGCTGCTGAGGCAGGTGAGAACGAAAGCCCCATATCTATTTGGTCCACGCTCGCCAATCGGAGCGGCTCTCAGTCAACTTCGGAGTCCCGTTGGGCGGGCAGTTATGCGACTGCAAGGTTCGAGTCGCAGGGCACCCAGATCGGGAAATTTTTTGCCTTCCGACTGGGCGAGTCGAATTGAATCCATTGCCCCGGATGTGGTGAACCTTCACTGGATAGGAGCCGAAACCATGTCGATTGAAGACGTTGCCAGAATTAAGCGACCGATAGTTTGGACACTACATGACATGTGGGCATTTTGTGGTTCTGAGCATGTGGAGCCGGATGAGACGCGCTGGGCACAAGGGTATACGCGCAATAATCGCCGAATCGAAGACATGGGGCTGGATCTGGATCGGGGGGTTTGGCTTCGCAAAAAAAAGGCTTGGAGATTGCCGATGCGTATCATCGCACCGAGCAAATGGATGGCCGATTGCGTCAATCGCAGTGCATTGATGTCAGAGTCACCTGTGTCAGTCATCCCAAATGTTTTGGATACAGAGTGCTATTGCCCGCTTGATCGTGTCAAATGCCGATCTGAGCTAGGGTTGCCACAGGACAAAGTGCTCGTTTTGTTCGGAGCCATTCAAGGTAGTTCCGATCCCAATAAAGGTTACGACTTGCTGAAGGAGGCGCTTGGTCATTGCAAGACTTTTGCGGAGTCTTTTAACGTGGAGTGTGTCGTGTTTGGTCAAAAAGAACCAACAATTGACCGATCATTGCCTGTGAGGACGCATTGGCTTGGACATATCGACCATGAGGCCACTCTGGCAAGAATATACAGTGCGGCGGATGTGATGGTAGTTCCGTCCCGAATCGAAAATTTGCCACAAACTGCGACTGAAGCCCAAGCTTGTGGGTGCCCTGTTGTGGCATTCCGCGTTTCCGGCCTGAAGGAAGTCGTTGACGACAGGATAACCGGATACCTTGCCGATCCCTATGATGCACGTGATCTCTATCAGGGAATTCGCTGGGTCACCGACAATTCTTGCCAACTTTCGTCGTTGCGTAGATCAGCGCGAGACCGAGCAGTCCGTCTTTGGCATGCACGTGTAGTAGTTCCCGAATATGTCCAGCAGTACCAGTTGGCGATCGAAGATGTTGCGCGGGTCAAAACTCGCCGTTCTCAATGA
- a CDS encoding UDP-glucose 4-epimerase family protein, which yields MKILVTGAYGFVGKALCADLKTRGEVVVSAIRSSPVAPGVFSVGDVCGGTDWRGALEGCSAVVHLAARVHHMQDAASSPIAEFRRVNADGTLNLGRQAAAFGVRRFVFVSSIKVNGEGGSACYRDTDIAGPADAYALSKWEAEQGLCEISRQTGMEVVIIRPPLVYGPGVKANFAFLIHAVQKGWPLPLGAIRNQRSLVALDNLVDFIITCVNHPQAANQTFLISDGQDLSTTELVRAMAQAAGVPARLLPVPVSLLEWAGRLTGQEGAVQRLCGSLKIDSKKARELLGWMPKITVEEGLRRAMTGNAL from the coding sequence ATGAAGATTCTTGTAACTGGAGCCTACGGGTTTGTAGGGAAAGCACTGTGCGCTGACCTCAAAACGCGTGGGGAAGTTGTTGTTTCAGCCATTCGTAGCAGCCCAGTTGCGCCAGGCGTTTTTAGTGTTGGAGATGTTTGTGGCGGCACGGATTGGAGAGGGGCGCTAGAAGGATGCAGCGCAGTAGTCCACCTCGCTGCTCGGGTACACCATATGCAGGACGCGGCATCGAGTCCTATCGCCGAATTTCGACGAGTCAATGCTGACGGAACGTTGAATCTGGGCCGTCAAGCTGCGGCATTCGGGGTTCGTCGCTTTGTGTTTGTGAGTTCGATCAAAGTCAATGGAGAGGGGGGCAGTGCGTGCTACCGCGACACGGATATCGCGGGACCCGCGGACGCCTATGCGCTGTCCAAGTGGGAAGCGGAACAGGGCCTGTGCGAGATATCCAGGCAAACGGGCATGGAAGTGGTCATCATTCGCCCGCCTCTGGTCTACGGCCCAGGCGTAAAGGCTAATTTTGCGTTCTTGATACATGCTGTTCAAAAGGGGTGGCCCCTGCCCCTTGGCGCTATCCGTAACCAGCGCAGCCTGGTCGCGCTCGACAATCTGGTCGATTTCATCATCACCTGCGTCAACCACCCTCAAGCGGCCAACCAGACATTTCTGATTAGCGATGGACAAGATTTGTCCACGACGGAACTGGTGCGCGCAATGGCACAGGCTGCTGGAGTGCCTGCGCGTTTGCTGCCTGTGCCTGTGAGTTTGCTGGAATGGGCTGGTCGTTTGACAGGTCAAGAGGGGGCCGTCCAACGTTTGTGTGGAAGCTTGAAAATTGATAGCAAAAAAGCGAGAGAATTATTGGGCTGGATGCCAAAAATCACTGTAGAAGAAGGCTTGCGACGGGCTATGACCGGGAATGCGCTGTGA
- a CDS encoding methyltransferase, translated as MFDQRAMRPTSEIFGIDRGQPIDRYYIEAFIAQHRHLITGDVLEVAANEYTRKFGDSAARSFELYTTPTALATAVVGDLTRPETLPNGRFNCFICTQTFNFIYELDAAVKGACHLLNEGGYLLATVGGVSQISRFDMDRWGDFWRLSSAACERLFSDNFSEVTVISYGNLSAAVALLRGFSVEDLPSRSVLDEHDPNYQVIIGIVARKA; from the coding sequence TTGTTTGACCAAAGAGCAATGCGCCCGACCTCGGAGATCTTTGGTATCGACCGCGGGCAGCCAATTGATCGTTATTACATCGAGGCCTTTATTGCGCAGCATCGGCATTTGATTACCGGGGATGTGCTTGAAGTTGCTGCCAATGAATACACCCGCAAGTTTGGCGATTCTGCAGCTCGCTCTTTCGAGCTTTACACAACTCCTACGGCGCTGGCAACGGCCGTGGTTGGAGATTTGACCCGCCCTGAAACTCTGCCGAATGGTCGTTTTAACTGCTTTATCTGTACGCAGACCTTCAACTTCATTTATGAGCTCGATGCAGCCGTAAAGGGTGCATGTCATCTTCTTAATGAAGGCGGCTATCTGCTGGCGACAGTGGGTGGTGTTTCGCAAATCAGTCGTTTTGACATGGATCGCTGGGGGGATTTTTGGCGCTTGAGCTCGGCCGCATGTGAGCGCCTGTTTTCGGACAATTTCTCCGAAGTAACTGTTATCTCCTATGGCAATTTGTCAGCTGCGGTGGCGCTGTTGCGCGGGTTTTCGGTCGAAGATCTGCCATCGCGTTCTGTACTCGACGAGCATGATCCAAACTATCAGGTCATCATAGGTATCGTGGCGAGGAAAGCTTGA
- a CDS encoding polysaccharide biosynthesis protein, protein MQSRVLDWPRSVKRLVVVAVDIFLALFATWLAFTLRLEQLNWPYAGQWWVYGLAPLLAIPIFVKNGLYRAIFRYTGQAALQATAKAILLYALLLSAVLLWARWPGVPRSLGVLQPLIFLVLVGASRAWARLWLADMGHTSVMQSGRLLIYGAGAAGAQTAAALQISRQYGLVGFIDDDVTKIDRSVNGIPVYPPSRVSALVASQGVTDILLAMPSASRERRNAILESLRDLPVHVRTLPGLSDLASGRVTVQDFHELDIEDLLGRAPVAPNAELLEQDLMGQVVLVTGAGGSIGSELTRQILQQRPRQLLLFEHNEFGLYAIHQELQAICLAAGLSVELVPLLGSIANPHRLKAVFSTYQPATVYHAAAYKHVPMVEDNPGEGVRNNVFGTLNLAQAAATHGARRFVLISTDKAVRPTNVMGATKRMAELVLQALAAQSHGTTFCMVRFGNVLGSSGSVVPLFRKQLAAGGPLTVTHAEVTRYFMTIPEAAQLVLQAGAMGQGGDVFLLDMGQPVKIVDLARRMVELSGLRVRDAAHPGGDIEIAITGLRPGEKLYEELLIGDNPEPTSHPRIMKAHEDYLDWPRLEPHLQTLQQAGLEGDVATIKAVLQTCVQGYQAQPAVLD, encoded by the coding sequence ATGCAAAGCAGGGTATTGGACTGGCCGCGCTCGGTCAAACGCTTGGTCGTTGTTGCGGTTGATATTTTCCTCGCCCTCTTTGCCACCTGGCTGGCGTTCACACTCAGGCTTGAGCAACTGAACTGGCCCTATGCGGGACAGTGGTGGGTGTATGGCTTGGCGCCGCTTCTTGCCATTCCAATTTTTGTGAAAAATGGCCTGTATCGCGCCATTTTTCGTTACACGGGGCAGGCCGCTTTGCAGGCGACGGCCAAAGCCATATTGCTGTATGCGCTGCTGTTGAGTGCTGTGCTGCTGTGGGCACGTTGGCCTGGTGTGCCGCGCAGCTTGGGTGTACTGCAGCCCCTCATTTTTTTGGTTCTGGTGGGCGCCAGCCGGGCCTGGGCGCGGTTATGGTTGGCCGACATGGGGCACACCAGTGTGATGCAGAGTGGGCGATTGCTAATTTATGGTGCGGGTGCCGCCGGCGCCCAAACGGCGGCGGCGCTGCAAATCTCCCGCCAATATGGATTGGTCGGATTTATTGACGATGATGTCACCAAGATTGACCGCAGTGTGAATGGCATACCGGTTTACCCACCATCCCGCGTCAGTGCACTCGTCGCCAGCCAAGGCGTCACCGACATTCTGCTGGCCATGCCCAGTGCCTCCAGAGAGCGGCGCAACGCCATTCTGGAAAGTCTGCGTGATTTGCCGGTTCACGTCCGCACCTTGCCGGGCCTCTCTGATCTGGCCAGCGGCCGTGTCACCGTGCAGGATTTTCACGAGCTGGACATTGAAGATTTGCTGGGTCGCGCACCGGTTGCGCCGAACGCTGAGCTACTGGAACAGGATCTGATGGGCCAGGTGGTGCTGGTCACTGGGGCTGGGGGCAGCATTGGCAGTGAGCTCACGCGCCAGATTCTGCAGCAGCGGCCGCGCCAATTGCTGCTGTTCGAACACAACGAGTTTGGGCTGTATGCCATTCATCAGGAGTTGCAAGCGATCTGTTTGGCAGCCGGGCTGTCGGTCGAACTGGTGCCCTTGCTCGGTAGCATCGCCAACCCGCATCGCTTGAAAGCTGTTTTCAGCACCTATCAACCCGCTACGGTTTACCACGCGGCTGCGTACAAACATGTGCCGATGGTCGAAGACAACCCTGGCGAAGGTGTGCGTAACAACGTCTTTGGCACCCTGAACCTGGCGCAGGCGGCGGCCACGCATGGTGCACGGCGTTTTGTATTGATCAGCACCGACAAGGCGGTGCGCCCTACCAATGTCATGGGTGCCACCAAACGCATGGCTGAGCTGGTGCTGCAGGCGCTGGCGGCCCAGTCCCACGGCACCACCTTTTGTATGGTGCGTTTTGGCAATGTGTTGGGCTCCAGCGGCAGTGTGGTGCCGCTGTTTCGCAAACAGTTGGCCGCCGGTGGGCCGCTCACGGTGACCCATGCCGAGGTCACCCGTTATTTCATGACCATCCCCGAAGCCGCGCAGCTGGTGTTGCAGGCCGGTGCCATGGGGCAGGGGGGCGACGTGTTTTTGCTGGACATGGGCCAGCCGGTCAAGATTGTTGACCTGGCACGCCGCATGGTCGAACTCTCGGGCCTGCGGGTGCGCGACGCGGCCCATCCGGGGGGCGACATCGAGATCGCCATCACCGGCCTGCGCCCCGGCGAAAAGCTCTATGAAGAGCTGCTGATTGGTGACAACCCCGAGCCCACCAGCCACCCGCGCATCATGAAGGCGCACGAGGATTACCTGGACTGGCCACGTCTTGAACCCCATTTGCAGACCTTGCAGCAGGCCGGGCTTGAGGGGGATGTGGCAACCATCAAGGCCGTGTTGCAGACCTGTGTGCAGGGCTATCAGGCGCAGCCAGCGGTTCTGGACTGA
- a CDS encoding TetR/AcrR family transcriptional regulator, protein MTRSTSLLSPDSSPSVSKSRHDRALQKGQQTKQLIVEAALRLAGQIGLEGLSIGVLAEVTHMSKSGVFAHFGSREELQLSVVREYYQRFSDEVFFPAMQEPRGLPRMRALFANWMSRVAVELQSGCIFISGAVAFDDRPGPVRDALASAVQTWLHALTRAIEQAREEGHLVPDADAQQMAFEIHGLILSLHYEERFLKNPGALERAHIGFENILLRYGKRTSPNPQI, encoded by the coding sequence ATGACCCGTTCCACCTCTCTTTTATCGCCTGACAGCAGCCCGTCTGTCAGCAAATCACGCCATGACCGGGCCTTGCAAAAAGGCCAGCAAACCAAACAGCTCATCGTCGAAGCGGCTTTGCGCCTGGCCGGCCAGATTGGCCTGGAGGGCCTGAGCATCGGTGTGCTGGCCGAGGTCACCCACATGAGCAAGTCGGGCGTGTTTGCCCACTTTGGCTCGCGTGAGGAGTTGCAGCTCTCGGTGGTGCGTGAGTATTACCAGCGCTTTTCTGACGAGGTCTTTTTCCCGGCCATGCAAGAGCCGCGTGGCCTGCCGCGCATGCGGGCGCTGTTTGCCAACTGGATGAGCCGTGTTGCGGTGGAGCTGCAGTCCGGTTGTATCTTCATCAGTGGTGCGGTGGCTTTTGATGACCGGCCCGGCCCGGTGCGTGATGCCTTGGCCAGCGCGGTGCAGACCTGGCTCCATGCCCTGACCCGCGCCATTGAGCAAGCACGTGAAGAGGGCCACTTGGTGCCCGACGCTGACGCGCAACAGATGGCCTTTGAGATCCACGGCCTGATTCTGTCCTTGCACTACGAAGAACGCTTTCTGAAGAATCCTGGTGCCCTGGAGCGGGCCCACATCGGCTTCGAAAACATCCTGCTGCGCTACGGCAAACGCACCAGCCCCAACCCTCAGATTTAA
- a CDS encoding sugar transferase → MKRTFDLTLVVVIGLMALMPIVLVVCLIRLTSRGPVLYWSDRVGANNKIFRMPKFRSMRIGTPIVATHLLNNPDSYLTPIGSFLRKSSLDELPQLWSILKGDMSFVGPRPALFNQHDLVDLRTLAGVHCLTPGLTGWAQINGRDELSISQKVALDIEYMHCKSLVFDVKIILMTAWRVLVRDNVVH, encoded by the coding sequence ATCAAAAGAACATTTGATCTGACTTTGGTGGTTGTCATTGGATTGATGGCATTGATGCCCATTGTGTTGGTGGTGTGTTTGATTCGCCTGACTTCAAGAGGCCCTGTTTTGTATTGGTCGGATCGCGTAGGTGCCAATAACAAGATATTCAGGATGCCTAAATTTCGCAGTATGCGAATAGGGACACCAATTGTGGCGACACATTTACTCAATAATCCAGACTCGTATCTGACACCGATCGGCAGCTTCTTGAGGAAATCAAGCTTGGATGAATTGCCGCAGTTGTGGAGCATTCTCAAGGGAGATATGAGTTTTGTGGGGCCGAGGCCCGCCTTGTTTAATCAGCATGATCTTGTGGATTTACGGACTCTTGCCGGGGTACATTGCCTCACACCAGGATTGACAGGATGGGCGCAAATCAACGGGCGCGATGAGTTGTCAATTTCGCAAAAAGTCGCACTGGATATTGAGTATATGCACTGTAAATCTCTCGTGTTCGATGTAAAAATTATTCTCATGACGGCATGGAGGGTTCTGGTAAGAGATAATGTTGTCCACTAA
- a CDS encoding glycosyltransferase family 2 protein has protein sequence MKISIITVTFNAAGTIADTLASVACQTHPDIEHIVVDGASTDDTLEIIRQRGQHVSQTISEPDRGIYDAMNKGLGMATGSVIGFLNADDVYAGPTVLERVSAIIEKDKLDAIFGDAEFFSPDRPNRPLRLYRSARFRPELIAWGWMPAHPSLFLGRHVYERFGAFKTDYRIAGDFELIARVFHSGTLEYRYLPDVLVRMRTGGVSTGGWRNSLLLNREVLQACRENDIPTNLWKILSKYPAKVLEFLHK, from the coding sequence ATGAAAATCAGCATTATCACAGTGACGTTCAATGCTGCCGGAACCATTGCGGATACGCTTGCCTCTGTGGCTTGTCAAACGCATCCTGACATTGAGCATATCGTGGTCGATGGTGCATCGACTGATGACACACTGGAGATCATCAGACAACGAGGTCAGCATGTATCCCAGACGATTTCTGAGCCGGATCGGGGCATTTACGATGCCATGAATAAGGGGCTTGGTATGGCAACTGGATCGGTTATCGGTTTTCTCAATGCTGATGATGTATATGCTGGGCCAACGGTATTGGAGCGAGTGTCTGCAATTATTGAAAAAGACAAGCTCGATGCAATATTTGGTGATGCAGAGTTCTTCAGTCCTGATCGACCAAATCGACCCTTGCGGCTTTATCGATCTGCGCGTTTCCGCCCCGAACTCATTGCGTGGGGCTGGATGCCAGCGCACCCCTCGTTGTTCTTGGGGCGCCATGTGTATGAGCGCTTTGGCGCGTTCAAGACCGACTATCGTATTGCCGGAGATTTTGAACTGATTGCACGGGTGTTCCATTCAGGGACGCTTGAATACAGGTATTTACCTGATGTACTTGTGCGGATGCGCACCGGCGGAGTCAGCACCGGAGGGTGGCGAAATTCGCTCCTGCTCAATCGTGAGGTTTTGCAGGCTTGTCGAGAAAACGATATTCCAACCAATCTCTGGAAAATTTTGTCCAAATATCCAGCAAAAGTACTCGAGTTCCTTCACAAATGA
- the argB gene encoding acetylglutamate kinase, with protein MTDVTHIQPRDKAEILAQALPYIRKYHGKTMVIKYGGNAMTDPALQQDFAEDVVLLKLVGINPVVVHGGGPQIETALKRLGKKGEFIQGMRVTDAETMEVVEWVLGGEVQQDIVGLINQAGGKAVGLTGRDGGMIRAQKLKMLDNADPTKEHDVGQVGDIVSIDPSVVKALQDDAFIPVISPIGFGEANESYNINADVVAAKLATVLKAEKLLMLTNISGVLNKAGELLTDLTARRIDELFADGTISGGMLPKIAGALDAAKSGVHAVHIVDGRVPHVLLLEILTDQAFGTMIRSH; from the coding sequence ATGACCGACGTCACCCACATCCAGCCACGCGACAAAGCCGAAATCCTGGCACAGGCCCTGCCTTACATCCGCAAGTACCACGGCAAGACCATGGTCATCAAATATGGCGGCAACGCTATGACCGATCCGGCCCTGCAGCAGGACTTTGCCGAAGACGTGGTGCTTCTGAAGCTGGTGGGCATCAACCCGGTGGTGGTGCATGGCGGAGGTCCGCAGATCGAGACGGCCCTGAAGCGCCTGGGCAAAAAAGGTGAATTCATCCAGGGCATGCGCGTCACCGATGCCGAGACCATGGAAGTGGTCGAATGGGTGCTGGGCGGCGAGGTGCAACAGGACATCGTTGGCCTGATCAACCAGGCAGGTGGCAAGGCCGTGGGCCTGACCGGGCGCGACGGCGGCATGATCCGCGCCCAAAAGCTCAAGATGCTCGACAACGCCGACCCCACCAAGGAACACGACGTGGGCCAGGTCGGAGACATCGTCAGCATCGACCCGAGCGTGGTCAAGGCGCTGCAAGACGACGCGTTCATCCCGGTCATCAGCCCGATTGGTTTTGGGGAAGCCAACGAGAGTTACAACATCAACGCCGACGTGGTGGCCGCCAAACTCGCCACGGTGCTCAAGGCTGAAAAACTGCTGATGCTCACCAACATCAGTGGCGTGCTCAACAAGGCCGGTGAGTTGCTCACCGACCTGACCGCGCGGCGCATTGATGAGTTGTTTGCCGACGGCACCATCAGTGGAGGCATGTTGCCCAAAATTGCGGGTGCGCTGGACGCGGCCAAGAGTGGTGTGCACGCAGTCCACATCGTCGATGGCCGCGTGCCGCATGTGCTGTTGCTTGAAATCCTCACGGACCAGGCTTTTGGCACCATGATCCGCTCGCATTAA
- a CDS encoding glycosyltransferase, protein MNQSNSPRVSVIMVVRNDPIGFVRTMASVATQDYCNFQLIVIDGASTDNTLELLRQNVSRISLWLSETDIGIYHAMNKGVAMADGEWLLFMNAGDEFADVGALSAAVAATALEVDVVYSDWIYREDRKLAKADLARMNVRHQSVLYRKSLHEVYGLYLVGRGVTISDFIFFLSIAGKQWVYCAHPISICDRAGASGQPNHFHQRMAVELLFGRRSRIAVAAILLLHPLYRFVKCNVLGQR, encoded by the coding sequence ATGAATCAGTCAAATTCGCCCCGCGTGTCAGTCATCATGGTTGTGAGAAACGACCCGATAGGGTTTGTGCGTACGATGGCCAGCGTGGCGACCCAGGACTACTGCAATTTCCAGTTGATCGTGATTGATGGTGCTTCGACCGACAATACACTTGAATTGCTTCGCCAGAACGTGTCAAGGATCAGCCTATGGCTCAGTGAGACGGATATTGGCATTTATCACGCCATGAACAAAGGCGTAGCAATGGCAGATGGCGAGTGGCTGCTGTTCATGAATGCTGGAGACGAATTTGCAGATGTTGGAGCCCTGTCAGCTGCGGTTGCGGCAACTGCGTTGGAAGTAGATGTGGTTTATTCAGACTGGATTTACCGAGAGGATCGCAAGCTGGCGAAAGCCGATCTTGCGCGGATGAACGTCCGCCATCAGTCGGTGCTGTACCGCAAGTCGCTACACGAGGTGTATGGGCTGTATCTGGTCGGCAGGGGGGTGACGATTTCTGATTTCATCTTTTTTCTGTCGATCGCTGGGAAACAATGGGTCTATTGTGCGCACCCGATTTCCATTTGCGACAGAGCCGGTGCTTCGGGTCAACCGAACCACTTTCACCAACGCATGGCTGTTGAGTTATTGTTTGGTCGCCGCAGTCGCATTGCCGTTGCAGCCATTTTGTTGCTGCACCCGCTGTACCGTTTTGTAAAGTGCAATGTGCTCGGGCAGCGCTGA